Proteins encoded within one genomic window of Nonomuraea gerenzanensis:
- a CDS encoding alpha/beta hydrolase — protein MSFHELLTRPVRAPDRVIRFGPHPDQVIDVHLPPRETAPAVVLLHGGFWLSQYDRSHTRPMATALADLGHRVYVPEYRRLGQEGGGYPGTFDDVATAIDLVAAERRGRGGVTVVGHSAGGHLALWSALRHRLPASCPWRGEPAVEAVVALAALSDLGAAFTSGLGGGAAARLVHGRAELTGLLDPVRLLPLAPTTRVALVHGTRDRLVPVEMSRRFAARAAVALTEIEDAGHFALIDPLSAAWPAVIRALTPSGGGRKRSPACTLLAARTPFSRA, from the coding sequence ATGTCCTTCCACGAACTGCTGACCAGACCCGTCAGGGCCCCCGACCGCGTCATCCGCTTCGGCCCGCACCCCGACCAGGTCATCGACGTCCACCTCCCACCCCGGGAGACCGCGCCCGCGGTGGTCCTGCTGCACGGGGGCTTCTGGCTGTCGCAGTACGACAGGTCGCACACCCGCCCCATGGCCACCGCACTGGCGGACCTCGGGCACCGCGTGTACGTCCCGGAGTACCGCAGGCTGGGTCAGGAGGGCGGCGGCTACCCGGGCACCTTCGACGACGTGGCCACCGCGATCGACCTCGTCGCCGCCGAGCGGCGGGGCCGTGGCGGGGTCACCGTGGTGGGCCACTCGGCGGGCGGGCACCTGGCCCTCTGGTCGGCCCTGCGGCACCGCCTGCCGGCCTCCTGCCCGTGGCGCGGCGAGCCCGCCGTGGAGGCGGTGGTGGCCCTGGCGGCCCTGTCCGACCTGGGAGCGGCGTTCACCTCAGGGCTCGGCGGGGGAGCGGCGGCGCGCCTGGTGCACGGCCGCGCGGAGCTGACCGGCCTCCTCGATCCGGTACGGCTGCTGCCCCTCGCCCCCACGACCCGCGTCGCCCTCGTGCACGGCACCCGGGACCGGCTCGTGCCCGTGGAGATGAGCCGCAGGTTCGCCGCCCGCGCGGCCGTCGCGCTCACCGAGATCGAGGACGCCGGGCACTTCGCCCTCATCGACCCGCTCTCCGCCGCGTGGCCCGCGGTGATCCGCGCCCTCACCCCATCGGGCGGTGGCAGGAAGCGGTCACCGGCCTGCACCTTGCTGGCCGCCCGCACCCCCTTCTCCCGGGCCTGA
- a CDS encoding carboxymuconolactone decarboxylase family protein, whose translation MTNVTFLDNRNTANWPPRWEEFVNHAGGRTAHITLHSDEPGIRGLFRYRPEAAQPLNLLSEVLLCGDGTLTRGERELIAAYVSSLNRCRFCYHTHAAFAAVRVPGGMELVDQVRADPETAPVPGKLKALLAIAAAVQRGGQEVTPEHVAAARREGATDDEIHDTVLIAAAFCMYNRYVDGLATLACDDPEHYAERARLTSGYVATWNDALREAS comes from the coding sequence ATGACCAACGTCACCTTTCTGGATAACCGCAATACCGCGAATTGGCCGCCGCGCTGGGAGGAATTCGTCAACCACGCCGGCGGCAGAACCGCTCACATCACGTTACATTCGGACGAACCGGGAATCCGCGGCCTGTTCCGCTACCGCCCGGAGGCCGCGCAGCCGCTGAACCTGCTGTCCGAGGTGCTCCTGTGCGGTGACGGCACGCTGACCAGAGGCGAGCGCGAGCTGATCGCGGCCTACGTGTCGTCGCTCAACCGCTGCCGCTTCTGCTACCACACCCACGCCGCCTTCGCCGCCGTCCGCGTCCCCGGTGGCATGGAACTGGTCGATCAGGTACGCGCCGACCCCGAGACCGCCCCCGTCCCCGGCAAGCTCAAGGCCCTGCTGGCGATCGCGGCGGCGGTGCAGCGCGGCGGCCAGGAGGTCACGCCCGAGCACGTGGCCGCGGCCAGGCGGGAAGGGGCCACGGACGACGAGATCCACGACACGGTGCTGATCGCGGCGGCGTTCTGCATGTACAACCGCTACGTGGACGGCCTGGCGACGCTGGCCTGCGACGACCCCGAGCACTACGCGGAGCGGGCCCGGCTGACCAGCGGCTACGTGGCCACCTGGAACGACGCCCTGCGGGAGGCCTCCTGA
- a CDS encoding nuclear transport factor 2 family protein: MTEHSHITVASGFYDALAKGDLDVLRDLLTDDVVFHVPGRGPMARDYRGKEEVLGYLSRLAEAASGGLRLEPEDFLAGGDRVAAVLSIRGERDGRTLNDHGLQLFRLSGGRISERTSYPYDPYSVDEFFA; the protein is encoded by the coding sequence ATGACCGAACATTCCCACATCACTGTCGCCAGCGGTTTCTACGACGCTCTCGCCAAGGGCGACTTGGACGTCCTGCGAGATCTGCTCACCGACGACGTGGTCTTCCACGTCCCCGGCCGCGGCCCGATGGCCAGGGACTACCGGGGCAAGGAGGAGGTGCTCGGCTACCTGTCCCGGCTGGCCGAGGCCGCCTCCGGCGGGCTGCGGCTGGAGCCGGAGGACTTCCTCGCCGGCGGGGACCGCGTGGCCGCCGTGCTGTCGATCCGCGGTGAACGGGACGGGCGCACCCTCAACGACCATGGCCTGCAGCTCTTCCGGTTGAGCGGTGGCAGGATCAGCGAGCGGACGAGCTATCCGTACGATCCCTACTCCGTGGATGAGTTCTTCGCCTGA
- a CDS encoding carboxymuconolactone decarboxylase family protein: MPHIPIDSGEPGIRGLFAFRPETAGPLNALAETLLRGDNTLTRGERELIATYVSNLNECRFCTASHAAFAAAQLPGGMDLVDRVRAGTAGTEISPKLTALLAIAAAVQRSGREVTGDLVAAARAEGATDQEIHDTVLIAAAFCMFNRYVDGLATHAPDDPAGYAAAAERVVRYGYGHPAPQQAGHAG, translated from the coding sequence ATGCCCCATATCCCCATCGATTCTGGTGAGCCCGGAATTCGCGGCCTCTTCGCCTTCCGCCCCGAGACGGCGGGACCGCTGAACGCCCTGGCCGAGACGCTGCTGCGCGGCGACAACACGCTCACGCGCGGCGAACGGGAGCTGATCGCCACCTACGTGTCGAACCTCAACGAGTGCCGCTTCTGCACCGCCTCGCACGCCGCGTTCGCCGCCGCCCAGCTGCCCGGCGGCATGGACCTGGTCGACCGGGTCCGCGCGGGCACGGCGGGCACCGAGATCTCGCCGAAGCTCACCGCCCTGCTGGCGATCGCCGCCGCCGTGCAGCGCAGCGGCCGCGAGGTCACCGGTGACCTCGTGGCGGCTGCCAGGGCAGAGGGCGCCACCGACCAGGAGATCCACGACACGGTGCTGATCGCGGCGGCGTTCTGCATGTTCAACCGGTACGTGGACGGCCTGGCCACGCACGCCCCCGACGACCCGGCCGGCTACGCCGCCGCGGCCGAGCGCGTCGTGCGGTACGGCTACGGCCACCCCGCCCCGCAGCAGGCGGGACACGCCGGGTGA